In one Natronosalvus amylolyticus genomic region, the following are encoded:
- a CDS encoding ribosome assembly factor SBDS, protein MISLDEAVTARLESHGARFEVLVDPDAALAIKRGEFDGDLEEVIAAEDVFDNASTGDRPAENDLEDVFDTTDPLEIIPEVIKQGEIQITADQRREMQAQKRKQLITTIARNAINPQMDNAPHPPERIDNALEEAGFTVEPMEPASEQVDDALEALRPIIPIRFEEITVAVQIPPEHAGSAQAKIRQYGDLEREEWQPDGSWIGVITFPAGLQNDFYDVVNENTSGEAETQVVSDKDELSTR, encoded by the coding sequence ATGATCTCGCTTGACGAGGCTGTCACCGCGCGACTCGAGTCTCACGGCGCGCGTTTCGAAGTGCTAGTCGACCCGGATGCGGCACTGGCGATCAAACGTGGCGAGTTCGACGGCGACCTCGAGGAGGTTATCGCTGCCGAGGACGTCTTCGATAACGCCTCGACCGGCGATCGGCCGGCAGAAAACGACCTCGAGGACGTATTCGACACGACGGATCCACTCGAGATCATCCCCGAAGTGATCAAACAGGGAGAGATCCAGATCACAGCCGACCAGCGCCGGGAGATGCAGGCCCAAAAGCGCAAGCAACTGATTACGACGATTGCACGCAACGCGATCAATCCGCAGATGGATAACGCCCCGCATCCGCCCGAACGAATCGACAACGCGCTCGAGGAGGCGGGCTTTACCGTCGAACCCATGGAGCCGGCGAGCGAGCAAGTCGATGACGCGCTCGAGGCTCTGCGGCCGATTATCCCGATTCGTTTCGAAGAAATTACGGTTGCCGTCCAGATCCCGCCGGAACACGCCGGCAGTGCGCAGGCGAAGATCCGTCAGTACGGTGACCTCGAGCGCGAGGAGTGGCAACCTGATGGCTCCTGGATCGGTGTCATCACGTTCCCGGCCGGGCTGCAAAACGACTTCTACGACGTGGTCAACGAGAACACGAGTGGCGAGGCAGAGACACAGGTTGTCAGCGACAAAGACGAACTCAGCACGAGATAA
- the psmA gene encoding archaeal proteasome endopeptidase complex subunit alpha, producing MQGQAQQQAYDRGITIFSPDGRLYQVEYAREAVKRGTASIGIRTAGGVVLAVDKRIPSPLLEDSSVEKIHKADDHIGIASAGHVADARQLIDFARRQSQVNHLRYGEPIGVETLTKTVTDHIQQYTQVGGARPFGVALIVGGIENGEPRLFETDPSGTPYEWKALAVGADRGELQGFLEENYDEGADLDGGVSLALEALASVNDGSLLPNEVGLATIDAETERFVQLEDDEIETHLVENELLDEGEDEDEEADE from the coding sequence ATGCAGGGACAAGCCCAACAGCAGGCGTACGACCGCGGGATCACGATCTTCTCGCCAGACGGCCGGCTCTACCAGGTAGAGTACGCCCGTGAGGCGGTTAAACGTGGCACCGCGAGTATCGGCATTCGAACGGCAGGCGGCGTCGTCCTCGCGGTCGACAAACGGATTCCCTCGCCACTGCTCGAGGACTCGAGCGTGGAGAAAATCCACAAGGCCGACGACCACATCGGCATCGCCAGCGCCGGACACGTCGCCGACGCTCGCCAACTGATCGACTTCGCCCGCCGACAGAGTCAGGTCAACCACCTGCGCTACGGCGAACCGATCGGTGTCGAGACGCTGACGAAGACGGTGACAGACCACATCCAGCAGTACACGCAGGTCGGTGGCGCTCGCCCGTTCGGTGTCGCGCTCATCGTCGGCGGCATCGAAAACGGCGAACCGCGACTGTTCGAGACGGACCCCTCCGGAACGCCATACGAGTGGAAGGCCCTCGCCGTCGGTGCCGACCGCGGCGAACTTCAGGGCTTCCTCGAGGAGAACTACGACGAAGGTGCCGACCTCGACGGCGGCGTTAGCCTGGCACTCGAGGCGCTGGCCTCGGTCAACGACGGCTCGCTGTTGCCAAACGAGGTCGGACTGGCAACGATCGATGCCGAAACCGAGCGCTTCGTCCAGCTCGAAGACGACGAAATCGAAACCCATCTCGTCGAAAACGAGTTGCTCGACGAGGGCGAGGACGAAGACGAGGAAGCCGACGAGTAA